From Planctomycetota bacterium:
GGAGGTTCCATCGTACCGGCGTGGCCGGGCGCCGGGCGACCGGTCCCGGCCGCTACACTCTCCCTGCGCTACGGGTTCGCGGAGCCGGGCCTTGGAGACTCGCGACGGAGGTGCCGACGATGGGCGGTCGCAGGTGGTGGGGCGCGGTGGCGACAGTGGCAGTGCTGGCCTGGCCGGCGGCAGCCGACGACATGGTGCCGGCCACGGCCGCGCCGCGCTGGTGAGGGGGAATCTCCACACCCACACGTTTTGGAGCGACGGCGACGACTTCCCCGAGATGGTTGCCGAGTGGTACCGGACGCACGGCTACAACTTCCTCGCGCTGTCCGACCACAACGTGCTCTCGCAGGGGATCCGCTGGGACAAGGAGCGCACGCTCCGCGCCAAGGCGGGAACCGACGTCGTCGCCACGTACCTCGAGCGCTTCGGGCCGGCCTGGGTCGAGCGGCGCGGGACCGGCGACGACGGCGAGATCCGCCTCAAGCCGCTCGACGAATTCCGCTCGCTCGTCGAGGAGCGCGGGCGGTTCATCCTCATCCCGGCCGAGGAGATCACCGACAAAGCGGAGAACGTGCCGGTCCACATCAACGCCACGAACGTCCGTGATCCGATCGCGCCGGCCGGCGGCCGGACGGTCGTCGAGGCGATCAACGCCAATCTCCGTGCCGTCCGCGACCAGGCCGAGCGCGCCGGCCGCGAGATCCTCGCCCACTTGAACCATCCCAACTACGGCTACGCGATCACCGCGGAGGACCTCGCCCAGGCAGTCCTCGAACGCCACTTCGAGATCCACAACGGCCACCCCGGCGTCAACCAGCGCGGCGACGATCTCCATCCCGGCATGGAGCGCCTGTGGGACATCGCCAACACGATCCGGCTGGTCGATCTCAACGCCCCGCCGCTGATCGGCATCGCCACCGACGACAGTCACTCCTACCACGGCAAGCCGGGCGGCTCCCATCCGGGGCGCGGTTGGGTGATGGTCCGTGCCACCCATCTGACGGCCGAGAAGATCGTCGCCGCCCTCGCCGCCGGCGACGCCTATGCCTCGACCGGCGTCACGCTCCGCGACGTCGCGTTCGACCCCACGGCGCGGCGGCTGGTCGTCGACATTGAGCCCGACCCGGGCGCGACCTACACCGTGCGCTTCATCGGCACGCGCCGGGGTGTCGACACCGCCGGCACGCCGATCGACCCGGACTCACTCGAGCCGGCAGCGCGGAAAAACCTCGGTCGGCTGCGCACGCGTCATTCCGAACGGATCGGCGAAGTCCTGGCGACGGCCACCGGCCCGCGCGCGGAATACACGCTCGGCGGCGACGAGCTCTACGTGCGGGCGATCGTCACCTCGTCGCTGCCGGTCGCCGACCCGTCGTGGGAAGGGCAGGTACAAGAGGCCTGGACGCAACCGGTCGGCTGGATGGTCAGGGAGGCGCCACCGGCGGCGCCGCGCTGACGGGAGCCGGGGTGGCAGGCGCGATTGCCGCGCGGAGCAGGCGGTCGTTGCTCGCGCGCATGCACTGCGGGTGGGCACCGCCGCGCGAGTAGGTCGGTTGACCGCAGACCGGGCAGCGCGGCCGCTGGTTGGTGGTGCTCGGGGGCACCGATTTCTTCTCGGACATCGCGATCACCTCGGGGAGTGGCGGCGGGAGGCGAAGACGGCAACGGGCCGCGGCCGCGGCCGGAACGGAATCCCGCTCCGGCCGCGACGCGTGCGGCCCGAAGCCTCGATAGACCGGGCCCATCGAGGGCGCGGTCCACGACGACTACCGGCGGCCGCCGTAGCCGCCGCGGTTGCCCGGGCGCTCCTCACGCGGACGCGCCTCGTTGACCACCAGCCGGCGGCCATCGACCTCGCGGTCGTGGAGCGCGTCGATCGCCGCCTTGGCGGCCTGCTCGTCGGCCATCTCCACGAACCCGAAGCCCTTGCTTCCGCCGGTGTCGCGGTCGGTGACCACCTGCGCCGAGCGCACGGTGCCATGCTCGGCGAACAGCGTCTCGAGCGACGCGTTGGTGACCTGGTAGTTCAGATTGCCGACGTACAGTTTCTTACCCATGATGCACGAACCTCTCGGGAACATCCCGGCGACCCCTGGAAGTTTCCGGGCCGCGAAGAAAAGGGCCAGAGTGGTGGCCCACCAAGCCGGGATGGCGAGAGATCACGCGGCGTTGACACCCACCCTGACGACGTTCGCCGGGGCGAACGGCCGGTCAGGGAGTCACCGACGACACGAGCGAGGATCGGCATTCCAGATGACTGCGATCATACCCTGGATCGCCCGCCGCTGCACGCGACAGGCCGGTGGTCCTGTTCGAGGGCACGTATTCGACGATGTTCGCCGCGTCGCCGCCGCCGACGCCGCGCCACGACTACAACCAGATCCTCTACCGTCTCGATCTCGACGACCCAAGGCTCGCCGGTCCGGCCGGCGATTGACCGGAAAGGCGACCGCCGGGGATAGTGATCGGTCGGGGCAGGGGTGACCTCGCCCCCGGGCGCGGCCCGGGTCGCCGCGGGGAGACGAGCGATGGCCAAGCGGGTCGCGAGACGGACCGGTTCGGTGCGCGCGGCCGGCGCGCGGAAGCGTGCCACGCGGGCGGCCGCAGCGCCGCGCACGCCCACTGGGCGCCGCGCCCGCCCGCGCGCCGCGGCCCCGGAGCCGGCCCTTGACAACGGCGTCGGGATGCGGATGGTGCCGATCCCCGCCGGCACCTTCACGATGGGCAGCCCGCGGAGCGAGCCGGAACGCAACGCCGACGAGCAGGCGGTGGCGGTGACGATCTCCCGGCCGTTCTTCATGAGCGCCACCCCCGTCACCCAGGCGCAGTGGAAGAAGGTGACCGGTACCGAGCCGTGGAAGGGGGAGCGCTGCGTCGGGCGCAACGCCGCCTATCCGGCGGTGTACGTCGACTGGCACGGGGCCGTGGCGTTCTGCAAGGCGCTCACCGCCGCGGAAAAGAAGGCCGGCCGGCTGCCCGCGGGCATGGCCTACCGGCTGCCGACCGAGGCCGAATGGGAATACGCCTGCCGCGCGGGAACGCGGACCGCCTATTCGTTCGGCGCCAGCCCGCGCCGGATCGGGGAATACGCCTGGTTCTACGGCAACACCGAACTGGCGCGCGAGCAATACGCCCATCCGGTGGCGACCAAGAAGCCGAACGGCTGGGGCCTGTTCGACATGCACGGCAACACCTACGAGTGGTGCGCCGACTGGTACGCCCCGCGGCTCGCCGGAGGCACCGACCCGGTCGGTCCGGCGAAGGGCACGGCCAAGGTCCTCCGCGGCGGCGGCTGGGGCTACGAGCCGCCGCGCTGCCGCTCCGCCGACCGCAACAAGAACGACCCGACGTTCACCGACTTCAGCGGCGGGTTCCGCGTCGTGCTCGCCCCGGCGTGAGCCGACGGGCTACTTGATGTCCTGACCCCAATCGGTGTGGTCGGGGCTGGGCCACTGGTCACCAGCGCCCGCCGCGCCCCGCATGCCAAGGGCGAGTGTCGCGGCTGACAGACGACGATCTTTCTCGCGCCCCCTGGCTTCACCGGTCGTCGAGTCGATCGGTGCCGCGTCCTGCCCCTCGCCGCGCCATCGGCCGCGGGGTAGTCTGCCGCCGCGGTGGCGACCGGACACCCTCCACCGAGGCAGCGGAGCGCCACGCTGATGAGCGACACGCGGACGGGAGGGGGGGCGAGCGGCCGGACCGCGGCGCTGGTTGCGGCGCTGCTCGGCTGGCTGTTCGACGGCTTCGAGATGGGACTCTTTCCCCTCGTCGGTCCCCGGGCCCTCGAGGATCTGCTGGCCGGCCAGGCGGCGGCCGGCGGGCAGGTGCTGGCGGCCGGCGTCAAGGACGCCTGGTTCGGGTCGATCATGGCGGTGTTCCTCGTCGGCGCCGCCTGCGGGGGCGTGCTGTTCGGCTGGCTCGGCGATCGGATCGGCCGGGTCCGGGCGATGAGCCTCAGCATCCTCACCTACGCGCTGTTCACCGGGATCTGCGGCTTCGCCACGACGGCGCCGCAAATCGCCGCGGCACGGTTCATCGCCAGTCTTGGCATGGGGGGCGAGTGGGCGCTGGGGGTGGCGCTGGTGAGCGAGCTGTGGCCCGACGCGTCGCGACCGCTGCTGGCGGGCCTGATCGGCGCCGCCGCCAACGCTGGCTACCTGCTGGTGGCGCTGGTCAGCATCCTCCTGGTGCGGATCGCCGCCGCCGCCCACGGGGCGCTGGTCGCCGCCGGGTTGCCCGAGGCGACCGTCGACTGGCTCACCCGGGGCGACGCCTGGCGGCTGCTGATGATGGCCGGGGCCGTTCCCGGGCTGCTCGTGTTCTTCATCCGCCTGGCGGTCCCGGAGTCGGAGCGCTGGGAGGAGGCCCGGGCCCACGGGGGCACGTCGCACTGGGCGACGCGCGATCTTGTCGGCGTGCTCGTCGGCAGCCTCGCCGTGCTCGGGATCGTGGCGGTGTGGATGCCCGGCGGCGTGGCGACCCGGCTGGGTGCCGGGATCGGCACTGTGCTCACGCTGGTCGGCTTCGCCCTGTCGCTCGGCGGGTTCCTCCTCCCCGTCCTCGGCTACCTGCGCCGCGCGGCGGAGGCCGGGGCGATCGCGCCGGCCGCCCGCGGCGCGATCGTGCGGACGATGATCCTCGCCGCCTGCCTGTCGGGTGTGGCGCTGCTGGGCACGTGGGGCTCGATGCAGTGGCTGCCGAAATGGGCGATCGGTCTCGACCGTGCCGCGGTCGCGGCCGGCAATCCGGCCGGCTGGCAGGTGAAGGAGATGACGCAGATCTCCACCAGCACCGGGGCGATCCTCGGCACGCTCGCGGTGGCCCTGCTCGCCGGCCGCTACGGACGGCGGATCGTCTACGCCGGACTGTGCCTGGCGTCGCTGGCGACGATCGCGCTGCTCTACCGGGGCACGACGGGCTACGGCGGCGGATTCCTCGTCGCCGCGTTTCTCGCCGCGGTCACGACCGCCGGGTTCTACGGCTGGTTCCCGCTCGTGCTGCCGGAGCTGTTCCCGACCGCCGTGCGGACGACCGCCCAGGGATTCGCCTTCAACTTCGGCCGCGTGCTCGCCGCGGTCGGCTCGCTGCAGACCGCGGCGCTGATCGCCTTCTTCAGCCGCGGCATCGATCCGGCCCGCGTCGACGTCGAGGCCTTCCCGCGGGCGGGGCTGACGCTGTCGGCGATCTACCTCGTCGGCGCGGTGCTGGTCTGGGCGCTCCCCGAGACGCGCGGCCGGCCGTTGCCGGAATGACGGTCGGGCCGAGCCGGCCGGCGCTCACTCCAGCAGCGTGACGCCGCTGATCTCGGCGATGAACTTTCCGGTGACCTTGCTTCCGGGCGGGACGTTGACCGTCAGGTAGAGGACGCCGTCGCGCTCGGCACGGCGCTCGGCGCTCGCCCCGACGACGAACGGTTTGGGGGGCTTGTCGCCACCGCGGCCGCCCCCCGGGGGAGCGACGACGCCCATCACCGCACCGAGGGGCACGCCCGACACGAGGTCCTCGGCGGGATTGGCCTCCGACAGCCCGGCCGGCCCGGCGCTGCCGTTGATGACGAACTTGCTCTCGCCGCTGACCGCGATCCGGAACGCCTGGTCCTTCGCCAACCGGCCCACCGGCTGCCAGGGCTTGGCGGCGTCGATGTCGATCTCGAACGCCGTCGACTCGAGGATCTGCTCGGCGAGGTTGTCGATCCGGGTGCGCAGCGCCTCGTTGGTCGGGTCGAGCTTGTGGAGGGCGTCGAGCAGGAACCGGGCGCGCTCGAATTGCCCCGCTTCCTCGTAGGCGTCGATCAGCTCGTTGGTCTCGCGGAGGAATTCGCCGCGCACCTTCTCCATCTGGGCGTCGAGCCGCTTGACGTCGGCAGCCGGGGGGGCGGGCTTGGACCGCGGCTTGCCGGCGGCGGTCTGGGCGGCGGCCGGCGGGGCCAACGCGGTCACGAGGAGAAGGGTCATGAGCGCCGGTGCGGTACGCGCGGGGTGCGGGCAGGGAGAAGGCAGGGGCATGGCGGTGAATTCCATCGGGAAACAGGGACGCTTGTTCGAGTAGCTCCGCGATTCGCCGAGCACCAAACCTCAGCTCGGGCTCGACAGAGGGGGGCGCCCCTCGCGCCTTTGCCCTCGCATCGACCCGCACACAGTTGCGACGGGCCGATGCGAGGGCGACGGCGGAGGGGCTACGCGGGTCCCGGGAAGAGGAGGAGGCAGGAGTGTGTCATCGGCGATGCCTCGGGGAAGGCTGGAGCGGAGACGGGCGCTGTCACGATGACGAGGGTGGTGGTGTCTCGGCGGGAATGGATGGTGGCGACTGGGAGCGAGAGGTCGGTGCTGGCGGGATTGGAGTTGGTGTGATTGGGTTGGGCGTGATTGGGTTGGGCGTGATTGGAGTTGGTGTGATTGGGTTGGGCGTGGGTGGGTTGGGCGTGGGTGGCGACGGTGCAGGTGCGGGGGCGCCGTCGATCCGCTTGAGCAGGTCGAACAGCGCGCTGTCGGTCGTGAGCACCAGCGTGGCATCTCGACCGAGCGTCTTCTGCCAGGTGTCGAGCGTCCGGGTGAAGGCGGAAAACTCGGCGGCCCGGGGGCTGGCAGCGTAGGCGGCCGCGTAGATCCCGGCGGCGGTGGCGTCGGCCTCGCCCATGATCTCCTGCTCGCGGCGGTAGGCCTCCGATTCGATGCGGCGAAGATCCTTCTCCTTGCGGCCGGCGATCTTGGCGGCCTCGCCCGCTCCCTCCGAGCGGAACCGCTCGGCGATCTGCTCGCGCTCGGAGATCATCCGGTCGTAGATCTTGTCGATCACGCCGGCGCGGTAGTTGAGGCGCTTGACGCGCACGTCGAGCAGCTCGATCCCCCAACTCGTCACCTTCGGCGCCGCCGCGGCGAGGATCTCGCGCTCCAGTTCCCGGCGTCCGAAACGGATCGGCGGCAGCCGCGCCGTCGACTCCCCTGCCGAGGCCGTCGGCAGGACCGCCGCGGGGTCGACCACGCGCTCGCGGTCGGAGCGGACCATCTCGATGAGGTCGTGGCGGGCGACGACGTTGCGCGTCTCGGAGCCGATGATGTCGTCGAGGCGCGAGGCGGCGCTGCGTTCGTCGCGAAGGCTCTGGTAGTAACGCAGCGGGTCGTCGATCCGCCACCGCGCGAAGGTGTCGACGACGACGTACAGCTTGTCGCGGGTCGGCATCTCGCTCGGGGGGCCGTCCCATTCGAGGATCCGCTTCTCGAAGCGGTGGGCCTCCTGGATGACCGGGAGCTTGAAGTGCAGCCCGGCGCCGTTGGCGTCGTCGTCGGCGTTGATCGGCTGCCCGACCGGCCGGCCGAACTGCGTGATCACCACCTGCTCGGTCTGGTCGACGGTGTAGGCCGTCGCCGCCAGGGCCAGGCAGACGCCCACGAGCGTCACGGCGCCGGCCGGCGAGGCGATCCAGTCGAACAGCCAGCGGGCGATGGCCAGCGGCGTGCGATCGCGTGGCAGGGGACTCATTCGCTTCCCCTCCGCCGCAGCGCGGGAATCCGGTCCGGGGCCGGGCCGTCAGCCCGCTCCGGCGACTCCGCCGGAGCCCTGCCCGGAGGCATTGCTCCGGGGGTCAGTCCGGGGAGCGGGAACAGCGGTAGGACCTGCCGGGCGTCGGCATCGAGGATCACCTTGCCGCCGAGCCGCGGGAGCACGTCGGCGAGCGCTTCGAGGTACAGGCGCTGGCGCGTCACGTCGGGGGCCTTTTCGTATTCGGCCAGCAACCGCCGGAACCGGTCCGCGTCCCCCTCCGCCTCGGCGACGCGGCGGATCGCGTAGCCCTCGGCGCTGCTGATCCGCTGCTGCGCCTCGCCGCTGGCCCGGGGCACGACGCGGTTGTAGTCGCCGTTGGCCTGGTTGATCATCTCCTCGCGCTCCTGCTGGGCGCGGTTGACCTCGTCGAAGCTGCGCCGCACCGCCGTCGGGGGGAGCACGTCCTTGAGCTGGACCTGCTGGACACGGAGCCCGAGATCCAGGTCGCCCGCCAACTCCTGGAGCTTCGCGATCGCCTCGACCTCGACCCCTTGGCGCCCGATCGTGAGCAGTTCGTCGACGGTCCGGTCGCCGACGACCTCGCGCATCACGCTCTCGGAGAGGTCGCGGAGCGTCGGTCCCGGTTCACGGGCGTGGAACAGGTACGCGATCGGATCGTCGATCTCGTACTGCACGACCCACTCGACATGGGCCGCGTTGAGATCGCCGGTGAGCATCTCGCTCTCCTCCGTCCATTTCGCCGACGCCTGGTCGGGATTGGTGGCACCCGTCGAGGCGAAGCCGAATTCCATTTTCAACTGCCGCTTCACCGGCAGGACCGTCACCCGGTCGATGCCCAGCGGGAGCTTGAAGCGGAGGCCGGGCTCGGCCAGACCGATGGCCCGCCCGAACCGCTGGATGACGCCGACGCTGTCGGCGGGAACGGTGTAAAAGCAACCGAATACCCCGGTCGCGGCGACGAACGCCGCGACGATCGCGATCGGGATCAGCAGCCGCACCGCCGGGGGCAGACCCGGCATCCGGCCGGGGAGCTCCGGGAACGAAGGCATGTCGGGAAACGGTCGGCGCGGGGGCATGGGAATGTGGTGAGGGGGAAACGATAGCCGGGGGGCGACGGCCCCGGGCTCAATCAGCAGCGGCAGCGCCGGCCCGGGCCCGGGCGACGAGGAAATCGACCAACTCCTGGCAGTGGAAGAAGCCCTCCCAGAAGCTGTGTCCCTGCCCGGCGACGACGACGAGCGACACGAGGTCGCCCCGGCCGAGGGCAACGTAGCGGTCGCGGAGGCGGGCGGAGTTGGGGCCCAGCGGCACGACGGCGTCCTGGTCGCCATGGATGATGCAGACCGGCACGCCGGCGCGTGCGGCGACGTCGATCCGCTCGATCGGGCACAGCTCGGCCGCCGCTGCGGCGAGATCGGCGGGCGCGAGGCCGTAGGCCAACGCGGCGCGCTCGATGCCGGGATAGGTCCGCCAGTCGTAGACGGGGTAGATGCCCCCCAGGCCTGCCGACCATTCCGGGTGGGCGATCACCCAGGCCGCCGCCCACAGCCCGCCCCGGCTGCGCCCGAGCACCGCGGGCCGCGAGGAGTAGCCGCGCCGCACCATCTCGGCGTGGAGGGCTTCCGTGACAGCCAGTGCCGCCGGGCAGCCGTAGGATTCGCCGGTGTCGACCCCCGCGACGGCGACGCCGGCACGGGTGAACTGCTCGTGCATCCAGCGCTCCGCCTCGTCCGGGTAGGCGGGCAGCGTCGGCGCGTAGAGGATCCACGGGCGGCGCCCCGCCGCGGGTGCCTCACCGGCGGCGGCGAACAGGAACGCGCGGTGGTCGGTGA
This genomic window contains:
- a CDS encoding RNA-binding protein — translated: MGKKLYVGNLNYQVTNASLETLFAEHGTVRSAQVVTDRDTGGSKGFGFVEMADEQAAKAAIDALHDREVDGRRLVVNEARPREERPGNRGGYGGRR
- a CDS encoding formylglycine-generating enzyme family protein, encoding MAKRVARRTGSVRAAGARKRATRAAAAPRTPTGRRARPRAAAPEPALDNGVGMRMVPIPAGTFTMGSPRSEPERNADEQAVAVTISRPFFMSATPVTQAQWKKVTGTEPWKGERCVGRNAAYPAVYVDWHGAVAFCKALTAAEKKAGRLPAGMAYRLPTEAEWEYACRAGTRTAYSFGASPRRIGEYAWFYGNTELAREQYAHPVATKKPNGWGLFDMHGNTYEWCADWYAPRLAGGTDPVGPAKGTAKVLRGGGWGYEPPRCRSADRNKNDPTFTDFSGGFRVVLAPA
- a CDS encoding MFS transporter, which gives rise to MSDTRTGGGASGRTAALVAALLGWLFDGFEMGLFPLVGPRALEDLLAGQAAAGGQVLAAGVKDAWFGSIMAVFLVGAACGGVLFGWLGDRIGRVRAMSLSILTYALFTGICGFATTAPQIAAARFIASLGMGGEWALGVALVSELWPDASRPLLAGLIGAAANAGYLLVALVSILLVRIAAAAHGALVAAGLPEATVDWLTRGDAWRLLMMAGAVPGLLVFFIRLAVPESERWEEARAHGGTSHWATRDLVGVLVGSLAVLGIVAVWMPGGVATRLGAGIGTVLTLVGFALSLGGFLLPVLGYLRRAAEAGAIAPAARGAIVRTMILAACLSGVALLGTWGSMQWLPKWAIGLDRAAVAAGNPAGWQVKEMTQISTSTGAILGTLAVALLAGRYGRRIVYAGLCLASLATIALLYRGTTGYGGGFLVAAFLAAVTTAGFYGWFPLVLPELFPTAVRTTAQGFAFNFGRVLAAVGSLQTAALIAFFSRGIDPARVDVEAFPRAGLTLSAIYLVGAVLVWALPETRGRPLPE
- the hflC gene encoding protease modulator HflC: MSPLPRDRTPLAIARWLFDWIASPAGAVTLVGVCLALAATAYTVDQTEQVVITQFGRPVGQPINADDDANGAGLHFKLPVIQEAHRFEKRILEWDGPPSEMPTRDKLYVVVDTFARWRIDDPLRYYQSLRDERSAASRLDDIIGSETRNVVARHDLIEMVRSDRERVVDPAAVLPTASAGESTARLPPIRFGRRELEREILAAAAPKVTSWGIELLDVRVKRLNYRAGVIDKIYDRMISEREQIAERFRSEGAGEAAKIAGRKEKDLRRIESEAYRREQEIMGEADATAAGIYAAAYAASPRAAEFSAFTRTLDTWQKTLGRDATLVLTTDSALFDLLKRIDGAPAPAPSPPTPNPPTPNPITPTPITPNPITPNPITPTPIPPAPTSRSQSPPSIPAETPPPSSS
- the hflK gene encoding FtsH protease activity modulator HflK → MPSFPELPGRMPGLPPAVRLLIPIAIVAAFVAATGVFGCFYTVPADSVGVIQRFGRAIGLAEPGLRFKLPLGIDRVTVLPVKRQLKMEFGFASTGATNPDQASAKWTEESEMLTGDLNAAHVEWVVQYEIDDPIAYLFHAREPGPTLRDLSESVMREVVGDRTVDELLTIGRQGVEVEAIAKLQELAGDLDLGLRVQQVQLKDVLPPTAVRRSFDEVNRAQQEREEMINQANGDYNRVVPRASGEAQQRISSAEGYAIRRVAEAEGDADRFRRLLAEYEKAPDVTRQRLYLEALADVLPRLGGKVILDADARQVLPLFPLPGLTPGAMPPGRAPAESPERADGPAPDRIPALRRRGSE
- a CDS encoding alpha/beta hydrolase; amino-acid sequence: MALSRRRTVAGALSSLAALAGPGAALGAAEGRLTLPGESFTVTDHRAFLFAAAGEAPAAGRRPWILYAPTLPAYPDEAERWMHEQFTRAGVAVAGVDTGESYGCPAALAVTEALHAEMVRRGYSSRPAVLGRSRGGLWAAAWVIAHPEWSAGLGGIYPVYDWRTYPGIERAALAYGLAPADLAAAAAELCPIERIDVAARAGVPVCIIHGDQDAVVPLGPNSARLRDRYVALGRGDLVSLVVVAGQGHSFWEGFFHCQELVDFLVARARAGAAAAD